Proteins from a genomic interval of Chanos chanos chromosome 3, fChaCha1.1, whole genome shotgun sequence:
- the esm1 gene encoding endothelial cell-specific molecule 1: MYLFILAAVFVFVQTDVEAWSPSVKYAVNCPERCNVDLCGGTQRCRRTVLDDCGCCQVCTAGRGEHCYRTVSGMHGVKCGPGLFCDFYKDEDDYGDEYGICKDCPYGTYGVECRKTCKCKSGGICDRETGVCLTFKFFPKMASKLIPQPNQGNEMGSGDTGSSNRDGSTAPKWLNPR; encoded by the exons atgtatttatttattctggcAGCCGTTTTTGTGTTCGTACAGACGGACGTTGAAGCTTGGAGCCCTAGTGTCAAGTATGCAGTGAACTGCCCGGAGCGATGTAACGTGGACTTGTGCGGTGGTACGCAACGCTGCAGGCGTACGGTCCTGGATGACTGCGGATGCTGCCAGGTTTGTACGGCTGGACGAGGGGAACACTGTTACCGGACCGTGTCCGGGATGCATGGGGTGAAGTGTGGACCGGGGCTCTTTTGTGACTTCTACAAAGATGAAGACGACTACGGAGATGAATATGGCATTTGTAAAG atTGTCCATACGGGACGTATGGTGTAGAATGCAGGAAAACATGCAAGTGTAAGTCAGGAGGAatctgtgacagagaaacaggcgTTTGTCTCACTTTCAAATTCTTCCCCAAAATGGCCAGCAAACTTATACCTCAGCCAAATCAAG GTAATGAGATGGGCTCTGGGGACACTGGCAGTTCCAACAGGGATGGATCCACAGCTCCAAAATGGCTGAACCCTCGCTGA